Proteins from a single region of Dyadobacter fanqingshengii:
- a CDS encoding PQQ-dependent sugar dehydrogenase, whose translation MNYILSTCLAMLVFISCKQKSDNTPEPSVSTGPDTEQAADSSAVETNPPNATYSSSFNGQTRIKGVRTQTAYSARIITDQLDRPWGITGLPDGRMLITQKTGQMRIVSASGQIGALITGLPAVNASGQGGLLGLCLDRQFATNRIVFWVFSEPVAGGNVTAVGRGRLSADEIRMENATVIYRATPAYSGSNHYGGRILVDPTGHLLVSTGERADLVTRPQAQSMSSGLGKIIRITTDGQPAADNPFIGQATARPEIFSLGHRNPQGLALHPVTGDVWQSEHGPRGGDELNRVEAGKNYGWPTITYGLEYSGQRVGAGIQQQNGLEQPAYYWDPVISPSGMSFFAGNSVPEWENNLFIGSLSGMHIARLVTENNRIVGEERLLADQRQRFRDITQATDGALFAITDEGRLYRIGPN comes from the coding sequence ATGAACTATATCCTGTCAACATGCCTGGCGATGCTTGTTTTTATTTCCTGCAAGCAGAAATCAGACAATACACCTGAGCCTTCTGTTTCCACCGGTCCGGATACAGAGCAAGCGGCAGATTCATCTGCGGTTGAGACTAATCCGCCCAATGCTACCTATTCGTCTTCTTTCAACGGACAGACACGGATTAAGGGTGTACGCACCCAAACCGCCTATTCAGCTAGGATTATAACTGACCAACTGGATCGTCCCTGGGGGATTACAGGCTTACCTGACGGGCGGATGCTGATTACCCAAAAGACCGGTCAAATGCGGATTGTATCTGCATCCGGCCAGATTGGAGCTTTGATCACCGGTCTGCCTGCTGTGAATGCTTCCGGTCAAGGCGGTTTGCTTGGTCTTTGTCTGGACAGGCAATTTGCAACAAACAGGATTGTGTTCTGGGTGTTTTCAGAGCCCGTAGCAGGGGGCAATGTGACAGCCGTAGGTCGTGGCAGATTGTCTGCCGATGAAATCAGAATGGAGAATGCAACCGTCATTTACCGGGCTACACCAGCTTATTCGGGAAGCAATCATTATGGTGGACGTATCCTGGTTGACCCAACAGGACATTTATTGGTAAGCACAGGAGAACGGGCAGATTTAGTAACAAGGCCACAGGCTCAATCGATGAGCTCGGGACTTGGCAAAATTATCAGGATCACAACTGATGGGCAGCCTGCCGCAGATAACCCGTTTATAGGTCAAGCAACAGCACGCCCTGAGATTTTTTCTCTCGGTCACCGTAATCCGCAAGGGTTGGCATTGCACCCGGTGACGGGTGACGTTTGGCAAAGTGAGCACGGGCCACGGGGCGGTGATGAACTTAACCGTGTGGAAGCTGGTAAAAATTACGGGTGGCCTACCATTACTTATGGTCTTGAATACAGTGGTCAGCGTGTCGGGGCAGGCATTCAACAGCAAAACGGATTAGAGCAACCCGCTTACTATTGGGACCCGGTCATTTCTCCAAGTGGGATGAGCTTCTTTGCGGGGAACTCGGTACCTGAATGGGAAAATAATCTATTTATCGGATCGCTTAGTGGAATGCATATCGCCCGATTAGTGACTGAAAACAACCGGATTGTGGGTGAAGAAAGACTATTGGCTGATCAACGTCAGCGTTTCCGTGATATCACCCAGGCAACAGACGGTGCTTTATTTGCTATTACTGATGAAGGCCGTCTCTACAGGATTGGCCCAAATTGA
- a CDS encoding carboxymuconolactone decarboxylase family protein — translation MDLSKIKLRTSRLKSSAFITVLAVVLMTVNIIKAQNVASSKEGLDPKAKGIIIISSLTAQGEIPELRKQLGGGLDAGLSVNEIKEVLVHTYAYCGFPRSIRGLQTFMQVIEERKSRGINDNMGKEASVVQADSNKYERGKKILGELTGTPQPEQPSGYGAFAPAIDTFLKEHLFADIFERDVLTYGQRELVTISVISAIGQAEPMLKSHLNISLRTGWSPAQLKEFVTVIAPTIGKQKTTAVNTVLNEVLSSNK, via the coding sequence ATGGATTTAAGCAAAATCAAATTGAGAACGAGCAGGTTAAAATCATCTGCCTTTATAACGGTGTTAGCGGTGGTTTTAATGACTGTTAACATTATTAAGGCACAGAACGTGGCCAGCTCAAAAGAAGGGTTAGACCCCAAAGCAAAGGGCATCATTATTATTTCTTCCCTGACAGCACAAGGTGAGATCCCAGAGCTAAGAAAACAGCTTGGCGGGGGCCTTGATGCAGGTTTGAGTGTCAATGAGATTAAGGAAGTCCTGGTGCACACCTACGCATATTGTGGTTTTCCACGGAGCATCCGCGGCCTGCAAACATTCATGCAGGTCATTGAAGAAAGGAAATCCAGGGGCATCAATGACAACATGGGAAAAGAAGCATCTGTTGTCCAAGCTGATAGCAACAAATATGAGCGCGGCAAAAAAATATTAGGAGAGCTGACAGGCACGCCACAGCCCGAGCAGCCTTCGGGCTATGGCGCATTTGCGCCGGCCATAGACACATTCTTAAAGGAACATTTGTTTGCAGACATCTTTGAAAGAGATGTGCTGACCTACGGCCAAAGGGAACTGGTGACCATTTCGGTAATCAGCGCCATTGGCCAGGCTGAGCCAATGCTAAAAAGCCATTTGAACATTTCACTACGTACAGGTTGGTCGCCTGCCCAGTTAAAAGAGTTTGTCACGGTCATTGCCCCAACAATTGGCAAGCAGAAAACCACAGCGGTAAATACAGTTTTAAACGAAGTGTTAAGCAGTAATAAATAG
- a CDS encoding alpha/beta hydrolase → MRNKVMLSLVCVVCSIVSLQGQAQKTKSTKPLIIQEQGAFSAGGSVTKSEGTFDALKSWNVAQGGQTRHGDHADVFYQIPPKAKRLSMAFLHGYGQSRRSWQTTADGREGFANIFLRKGYGVYLVDQPGRGHAGQTSKPGQITAIPDDQTWFTQFRIGLYPDFNEGVQFPKDSVSLDNFFRMMTPNTGSVDEATIVNAMSAVMDKSGDGILFTHSAGGSPGWKTAIRNQRVKAVVAYEPGGFTFPEGQEPEGNRGGKGVPLDEFKKLTRIPIVVYFGDFIPKDETKAASLNFWRNVLATAREWAKVINSHGGDATIVHLPEIGIKGNTHFLMSDLNSEQVAGVLEKWLKEKGLDK, encoded by the coding sequence ATGAGAAATAAAGTAATGCTAAGTCTTGTATGTGTGGTATGCTCCATAGTTAGCTTGCAAGGCCAGGCACAGAAAACTAAAAGTACGAAACCTTTAATCATCCAGGAGCAGGGCGCTTTTTCTGCTGGTGGCAGTGTAACCAAAAGTGAGGGCACATTCGATGCGCTAAAATCCTGGAATGTAGCCCAGGGCGGACAAACCCGCCACGGGGACCATGCCGACGTGTTTTACCAGATCCCGCCAAAGGCAAAGCGACTTTCTATGGCTTTCCTGCATGGCTACGGGCAATCGCGCCGCAGCTGGCAAACCACTGCCGATGGAAGGGAAGGCTTTGCCAATATCTTTCTAAGAAAAGGCTACGGTGTTTATCTGGTAGACCAACCCGGGCGTGGCCACGCAGGGCAAACTTCAAAGCCGGGACAGATCACGGCCATACCAGATGACCAGACCTGGTTCACCCAGTTCCGGATCGGCTTGTATCCAGATTTTAATGAGGGTGTCCAGTTCCCAAAAGACAGCGTATCACTCGATAATTTCTTCCGGATGATGACGCCCAACACGGGCAGTGTCGATGAAGCAACGATTGTAAATGCTATGTCGGCAGTGATGGATAAATCTGGTGACGGGATCTTGTTTACCCATTCGGCCGGTGGTTCGCCAGGATGGAAGACGGCTATTAGAAACCAGCGTGTTAAAGCCGTTGTGGCCTATGAGCCGGGCGGGTTTACCTTTCCCGAAGGCCAGGAGCCGGAAGGCAACCGTGGCGGTAAAGGAGTTCCGCTTGATGAGTTCAAGAAACTGACCAGGATACCCATCGTGGTTTATTTCGGTGATTTTATCCCGAAAGACGAAACGAAAGCAGCTTCATTAAATTTTTGGAGAAATGTCTTGGCTACGGCGCGCGAGTGGGCAAAAGTGATAAACAGCCACGGGGGTGATGCTACTATTGTCCATTTGCCAGAGATAGGTATTAAAGGCAATACCCATTTTCTGATGTCGGATTTAAACAGTGAGCAAGTTGCAGGCGTGTTGGAGAAATGGTTAAAAGAAAAAGGCCTGGACAAGTAA
- a CDS encoding (2Fe-2S)-binding protein, which produces MAKITLNINKKDYPLEADPQMPLLWAIRDLAGLKGTKYGCGVAQCGACVVHLDGEAVRSCVTKVSRAAGKKVVTIEGLSETNSHPVQKAWQEIDVPQCGYCHSGQIMSAAVLLREKPNPTDQDIDDAMAGNICRCGTYLRIREAIHTAAELQKKTGTKG; this is translated from the coding sequence ATGGCCAAAATCACATTAAATATCAACAAAAAGGATTACCCTTTGGAAGCTGATCCGCAAATGCCGCTCTTATGGGCGATACGCGATCTGGCTGGTCTTAAAGGAACTAAGTATGGTTGTGGTGTCGCGCAGTGTGGGGCTTGCGTGGTGCATTTAGATGGCGAAGCGGTGCGCTCTTGTGTGACCAAAGTGAGCCGTGCGGCTGGGAAAAAGGTAGTAACGATCGAGGGGTTGTCTGAAACAAATTCACACCCTGTCCAGAAAGCCTGGCAGGAAATTGACGTACCGCAATGCGGTTATTGCCATTCAGGGCAGATTATGTCGGCTGCGGTGCTGCTACGCGAAAAGCCCAATCCGACCGACCAGGATATTGATGATGCGATGGCGGGGAATATTTGCCGCTGTGGAACCTACTTGCGCATTCGCGAGGCGATCCACACGGCTGCCGAGTTGCAGAAAAAAACAGGTACGAAGGGTTAA
- a CDS encoding flavodoxin — MKLTAPLAHLLLAFLFLISACSSTQTERIDAETNTNVAAGKILIVYLSRTKNTKAVAEMIQKNVGGKLVAIELEKPYPDNYQATVAQVASENQSGYMPPLRTKIGSIAQYDVVFVGFPTWGMQLPPPMKSFLKQYDLSGKTIIPFNTNGGYGIGSTFETVKQLCPDSKILEGYSTRGGLERDGQLLMIKDEKARQTQDEIKQWLEKLKMI; from the coding sequence GCTTTTTTGTTCTTGATTTCGGCTTGCTCTTCTACTCAAACTGAGCGGATCGATGCTGAAACAAACACTAATGTAGCAGCTGGCAAGATCCTGATCGTCTATTTATCTCGCACAAAGAATACCAAGGCGGTTGCGGAAATGATCCAGAAGAACGTAGGCGGAAAATTGGTAGCGATTGAACTGGAAAAGCCGTATCCTGATAATTATCAGGCAACTGTCGCGCAGGTAGCCAGTGAAAACCAGTCGGGATATATGCCGCCTTTGAGAACTAAAATTGGCAGCATCGCCCAGTACGATGTTGTGTTCGTTGGCTTCCCAACCTGGGGGATGCAGCTGCCACCACCGATGAAAAGCTTTTTGAAACAATACGATTTGAGCGGTAAGACCATCATTCCCTTCAATACGAATGGTGGCTACGGCATTGGCAGCACTTTTGAAACTGTCAAGCAGCTATGCCCTGACAGTAAAATATTGGAAGGGTATTCGACCCGTGGCGGCCTTGAAAGGGACGGGCAGCTGCTAATGATTAAAGATGAAAAAGCGCGGCAGACCCAGGACGAGATCAAGCAATGGCTCGAAAAGCTTAAAATGATTTAA
- a CDS encoding alpha/beta hydrolase produces the protein MKNIAIATMSLLASMSEVQVANAQATTAKNPFTLVYDGAISKNMAGKVNIHPVKYKLNGIDIAANVYTPSSYDPAKKYPALVIAHPNGGIKEQTAGLYAQRLAEAGYITIAADAAYQGASGGKPRHTDKPAFRTEDIRGMADFITRYKGVDVNRVGALGICGGGGYTLKAAQSDKRLKAVATLSMFNSGEVRRNGFQNSALETIPQRLKQASDARAQQAADGKIIYAGVASITDEEIAKVSTDLYREGYIYYYRTHAHPNSTFLYPMSNLLDLMTWDASENMDLIDQPLLMMAGSKSDTKYMTDEAFPKATNSKSKELFVIDGATHIQTYWKPEYVDQAVDKLAEFYTKFL, from the coding sequence ATGAAAAATATAGCAATCGCAACAATGAGCCTGTTAGCATCGATGTCAGAAGTGCAGGTAGCAAACGCTCAGGCTACAACAGCCAAAAACCCGTTTACGCTGGTTTATGATGGTGCTATTTCAAAAAATATGGCAGGCAAAGTCAACATTCACCCCGTAAAATATAAGTTGAATGGGATTGATATTGCCGCCAACGTATATACTCCATCGAGTTACGACCCTGCAAAAAAATATCCAGCATTAGTAATTGCCCATCCCAATGGCGGTATTAAAGAACAGACAGCCGGGCTGTATGCGCAGCGCCTTGCCGAAGCAGGATACATTACCATTGCTGCGGACGCAGCCTACCAGGGAGCTAGTGGCGGCAAGCCCCGTCACACCGATAAACCTGCCTTTCGGACAGAAGACATTCGTGGGATGGCCGACTTCATCACCCGCTATAAGGGAGTGGATGTGAACCGTGTTGGCGCTTTGGGTATCTGTGGCGGTGGGGGATATACGTTAAAAGCTGCCCAGTCTGACAAAAGACTAAAAGCAGTTGCAACCCTGAGCATGTTTAACTCGGGCGAAGTCCGGCGCAACGGCTTTCAGAATTCGGCCCTGGAAACCATTCCGCAGCGTTTAAAGCAGGCTTCCGATGCCCGCGCGCAGCAGGCCGCAGATGGCAAAATTATTTACGCCGGAGTGGCAAGCATCACTGATGAAGAAATCGCAAAGGTTTCCACAGACCTGTACCGCGAAGGGTACATTTACTATTACAGAACGCATGCGCATCCCAACTCCACTTTCCTGTACCCAATGAGCAATTTGCTAGACTTGATGACCTGGGATGCTAGTGAGAATATGGATTTGATCGATCAGCCCTTACTCATGATGGCTGGAAGCAAATCAGACACAAAATACATGACTGATGAAGCATTCCCCAAAGCTACTAATTCAAAAAGCAAGGAGCTATTTGTTATCGATGGGGCAACACACATCCAGACCTATTGGAAGCCAGAGTATGTAGATCAGGCTGTTGACAAGCTCGCTGAGTTCTATACAAAGTTTCTGTAA
- a CDS encoding aldo/keto reductase produces MEKRQLGKSGLEVSALGLGCMGLSFGYGPATDKNEGIALIRAAFERGVTFFDTAEAYGPFTNEELLGEAIEPFRDQVVIATKFGFEGGESKGGLNSKPESIRAFVEASLKRLRTDRIDLLYQHRVDPQVPIEDVAGAVKELIQAGKVKHFGLSEAGAQTIRRAHAVQPVAALQSEYSLWFREPENEILPTLEELGIGFVPFSPLGKGFLTGKIDENTTFDKNDFRNIVPRFTTEARKANQVVVDLLNRIAEQKGGTGMPATAAQIALAWLLAQKPWIVPIPGTTKLHRLEENLGGAAVQLSEQDRTEIESAASEIKIEGARYPQALQNRVGK; encoded by the coding sequence ATGGAAAAAAGACAATTAGGAAAAAGCGGGCTTGAAGTGTCGGCACTTGGCCTGGGTTGTATGGGACTAAGCTTCGGCTACGGCCCGGCAACAGATAAAAATGAGGGCATCGCACTAATCAGGGCTGCATTCGAGCGCGGTGTAACTTTCTTTGACACTGCCGAAGCTTACGGGCCATTTACAAATGAAGAGCTGCTGGGCGAAGCAATTGAGCCTTTTCGGGATCAAGTCGTGATCGCAACAAAATTTGGTTTTGAAGGCGGCGAGTCGAAAGGCGGGCTTAACAGCAAGCCTGAAAGTATACGGGCATTTGTTGAAGCGTCACTCAAACGCCTTAGAACAGACCGCATCGATTTGCTATATCAACACCGGGTCGATCCACAGGTGCCAATTGAAGATGTGGCCGGAGCAGTAAAAGAGTTGATCCAGGCTGGAAAAGTCAAACATTTCGGACTTTCAGAAGCAGGAGCGCAGACGATTCGCCGGGCGCATGCGGTTCAGCCAGTTGCCGCGCTTCAAAGTGAATATTCACTCTGGTTTCGGGAGCCTGAGAATGAGATCTTACCGACGCTGGAAGAGCTCGGGATCGGCTTTGTGCCATTCAGCCCGCTAGGCAAAGGGTTTTTGACCGGGAAGATCGACGAGAACACAACCTTTGACAAAAACGATTTCAGAAATATCGTACCCCGGTTCACCACAGAAGCACGTAAAGCAAACCAGGTAGTGGTGGATTTGCTTAATCGTATTGCGGAGCAAAAAGGCGGAACAGGAATGCCTGCCACCGCCGCGCAAATTGCATTGGCCTGGTTGCTTGCTCAAAAGCCGTGGATTGTGCCCATTCCAGGAACAACTAAACTGCATAGATTAGAAGAGAACTTAGGCGGTGCAGCTGTTCAACTTAGCGAGCAGGACCGGACTGAAATCGAAAGTGCAGCTTCGGAAATTAAAATTGAAGGGGCACGTTATCCGCAGGCGCTGCAGAACCGGGTTGGGAAATAG